In one window of Caenimonas aquaedulcis DNA:
- the mnmC gene encoding FAD-dependent 5-carboxymethylaminomethyl-2-thiouridine(34) oxidoreductase MnmC produces MDEPVAWLADAWAGRRQWRILDTDFGQGADFLACWRAWKGDARRPAMLHFVAFCASPPPSEELLRAATTPQLHPLAAELAGQWFGLTAGMHRFAFDGDRVLLTLFVGQVRDALRQQTFRADCVFLGRPDGTDNPTMGKALARHCRRGARLVAQVASDSLRRSLAEAGFAVQAGGDSSGGLQAVFDPAWEPRGPRPDADAEPGDCAVIGGGLAGAAVAASLARRGWRVTVLDAAQEPAAGASGLPVGLLAPHYSPDDSLLSRLSRSGVRMTMSQARMLLREGEDWAATGALEVRDLEDRRPLLADAAMQPWSREAEARHKELGRVPAGAAAIWHQQAAWIKPAALVRAWLATPGIAWQGGSRVRRIERADDCWRLEDANGATLAQATLVIAAAATGCVELLGGRIPVHPVRGQVTWSVQGSEGLPPFPLHGDGHFIAGVPTAHGPAWFCGSTFTPNESSLQARAEDQRFNLDRLARLAPPVAHAVSHAIASHALQDWTGVRCASIDRRPLLGEIEPGLWISTAMGSRGLTFAALCGELLAARVHGEPLPLERRVAQALDATR; encoded by the coding sequence ATGGACGAGCCGGTCGCATGGCTGGCTGACGCATGGGCCGGGCGCCGGCAATGGCGCATCCTGGACACGGACTTCGGGCAGGGAGCGGATTTCCTCGCCTGCTGGCGGGCGTGGAAAGGCGATGCGCGAAGGCCGGCGATGCTCCATTTCGTGGCGTTTTGCGCGTCGCCCCCTCCTTCCGAGGAACTGCTGCGAGCCGCCACCACGCCGCAACTGCATCCCCTGGCGGCCGAACTGGCCGGCCAATGGTTCGGCCTCACCGCCGGCATGCATCGCTTTGCCTTCGACGGGGATCGCGTGCTGCTCACGCTCTTCGTCGGCCAGGTGCGCGACGCGCTGCGCCAGCAGACGTTTCGCGCGGATTGCGTCTTTCTGGGCCGACCGGACGGCACGGACAACCCCACCATGGGCAAAGCCCTCGCCCGCCATTGCCGTCGGGGCGCGCGCCTGGTCGCACAGGTCGCGAGCGATTCCCTTCGCCGATCGCTGGCCGAAGCAGGGTTTGCCGTACAGGCCGGTGGCGATTCCTCCGGGGGTCTGCAAGCCGTCTTCGACCCCGCCTGGGAGCCCAGGGGCCCCAGGCCGGATGCGGACGCCGAACCCGGCGACTGCGCCGTCATCGGCGGCGGGCTCGCGGGCGCCGCGGTGGCGGCGAGCCTCGCGCGCCGCGGCTGGCGCGTCACCGTGCTCGACGCCGCGCAGGAGCCGGCCGCGGGCGCTTCCGGCCTGCCCGTCGGCCTGCTGGCGCCGCACTATTCACCGGACGACAGCCTGCTCTCGCGCCTGTCCCGCAGCGGCGTGCGCATGACGATGTCGCAGGCGCGGATGCTGCTGCGCGAGGGCGAGGACTGGGCGGCGACAGGCGCGCTGGAAGTGCGCGATCTGGAAGACAGGCGTCCCCTGCTGGCGGACGCAGCCATGCAGCCGTGGAGCCGTGAAGCCGAAGCACGGCACAAGGAGCTCGGCAGGGTCCCTGCCGGCGCCGCCGCGATCTGGCACCAGCAAGCGGCATGGATCAAGCCGGCAGCCTTGGTGCGGGCCTGGCTCGCGACGCCGGGCATCGCGTGGCAGGGCGGATCGCGGGTGCGGCGCATCGAGCGCGCGGATGACTGTTGGCGCCTGGAGGATGCCAACGGCGCGACGCTCGCGCAAGCCACGCTGGTGATTGCCGCCGCCGCGACCGGCTGTGTCGAGTTGCTCGGCGGGCGCATACCGGTCCATCCGGTCCGGGGGCAAGTCACCTGGAGCGTGCAAGGCAGCGAGGGACTGCCGCCCTTCCCCCTGCATGGCGACGGCCATTTCATTGCCGGTGTGCCGACCGCGCACGGGCCGGCGTGGTTCTGCGGCTCGACCTTCACGCCCAACGAATCCAGCCTGCAGGCGCGCGCGGAAGACCAGCGCTTCAACCTCGATAGGCTCGCCCGTCTCGCGCCCCCGGTGGCGCACGCCGTCTCCCACGCAATCGCGAGCCATGCACTGCAGGACTGGACGGGCGTGCGCTGCGCATCCATCGACCGCCGGCCGCTGCTCGGTGAAATCGAACCGGGCTTGTGGATCAGCACCGCGATGGGCTCGCGCGGCCTCACCTTCGCGGCGCTGTGCGGCGAACTGCTGGCGGCACGCGTGCATGGCGAACCGTTACCTCTCGAACGCCGGGTGGCACAAGCGCTCGACGCGACGCGTTAG
- a CDS encoding sulfate ABC transporter substrate-binding protein: MTVRRDFIKIPLALAAAATLGMAALPSFAQQQALTLLNVSYDPTRELYAEFNQAFAKYWKAKTGQDVTIKQSHGGSGKQARSVIDGLDADVVTLGLAGDIDALVTNGGWVARDWQKRLPHNSAPYTSTIVLVVRQGNPKGIKDWDDLVKPGVSVITPNPKTSGGARWNYLAAWEFAKRKIGGDARAKEFVGKLYANVPVLDTGARGSSITFAQRNQGDVFISWENEAYLLEKEFGSKVDVVYPSISILAEPPVAVVDRNVDRKGTRAAAEEYLKFLYTEDGQDIAGKNFYRPAVSQKAQAKYAKQFPKLNLFTIEQGFGGWSKADKEHFADGGSFDQIYTRK, translated from the coding sequence ATGACCGTACGCCGCGACTTTATCAAGATTCCCCTGGCCCTCGCCGCAGCCGCGACTCTGGGCATGGCAGCTCTGCCGTCGTTCGCCCAGCAGCAGGCCTTGACGCTGCTGAACGTCTCCTACGACCCGACGCGCGAGCTGTACGCGGAATTCAACCAGGCGTTCGCGAAGTACTGGAAGGCGAAGACCGGCCAGGACGTGACGATCAAGCAGTCGCACGGCGGCTCGGGCAAGCAGGCCCGCTCGGTGATCGACGGTCTGGACGCCGACGTCGTCACCCTCGGCCTGGCCGGCGACATCGATGCCCTCGTCACCAACGGCGGGTGGGTCGCCAGGGACTGGCAAAAGCGCCTGCCGCACAACTCGGCGCCATACACGTCCACCATCGTGCTGGTGGTGCGGCAGGGCAATCCGAAGGGCATCAAGGACTGGGACGACCTGGTCAAGCCCGGCGTGAGCGTCATCACGCCGAACCCGAAGACCTCCGGCGGCGCGCGCTGGAACTACCTGGCCGCATGGGAATTCGCCAAGCGCAAGATCGGCGGCGATGCGAGGGCGAAGGAGTTCGTCGGGAAGCTCTACGCCAACGTGCCGGTGCTCGACACGGGCGCGCGCGGCTCCTCGATCACCTTCGCGCAGCGCAACCAGGGCGACGTGTTCATTTCATGGGAGAACGAGGCGTACCTGCTGGAGAAGGAATTCGGCAGCAAGGTCGACGTGGTGTACCCGTCCATCTCGATCCTCGCGGAGCCGCCGGTGGCCGTCGTCGACCGCAACGTGGACAGGAAGGGCACCCGCGCCGCGGCCGAGGAATACCTGAAGTTCCTCTACACCGAGGACGGCCAGGACATCGCCGGCAAGAATTTCTACCGCCCGGCGGTGTCGCAGAAGGCGCAGGCTAAGTATGCGAAGCAGTTCCCCAAGCTCAATCTCTTCACGATCGAGCAGGGGTTCGGCGGATGGTCGAAAGCCGACAAGGAGCACTTCGCCGACGGCGGCAGCTTCGACCAGATCTACACGCGCAAGTAA
- a CDS encoding sulfite exporter TauE/SafE family protein has translation MHDFAFVFAGFCVGLVVGLTGVGGGSLMTPLLIFGFGIKPYLAIGTDLLFACTTKFGGALGLARARVIDWPIVGLLSAGSIPAALITLLILRQAGPSDPGVQAVMTTTLGLALLLTAAATLYKAIRGKDTPRDLDPAQLAVATRPRHWSQPVLFGAAIGALVSLTSVGAGAIGVTVLMLLYPALPLPRIIAADIAYAVPLTLVAGLGHASIGSVNWPLLGTLLIGSLPGIWLGSRLVRHAPDRLIRSLLSLLLAYAGVRLLSL, from the coding sequence ATGCATGATTTCGCCTTCGTTTTCGCCGGGTTCTGTGTCGGCCTCGTGGTCGGCCTCACCGGCGTCGGCGGGGGCTCGCTGATGACGCCGCTGTTGATCTTCGGCTTCGGCATCAAGCCCTACCTGGCCATCGGCACCGACCTGCTCTTCGCCTGCACGACCAAGTTCGGCGGCGCGCTGGGCCTCGCCCGCGCGCGCGTGATCGACTGGCCCATCGTGGGACTGCTGTCCGCCGGGAGTATCCCCGCGGCCCTCATCACGCTCTTGATCCTGCGGCAGGCAGGTCCCTCCGACCCGGGTGTCCAGGCCGTCATGACGACGACGCTGGGGCTGGCGCTGCTGCTCACCGCCGCCGCGACGCTGTACAAGGCCATCCGCGGGAAGGACACGCCGCGCGACCTCGACCCCGCGCAGCTGGCCGTGGCGACCCGCCCGCGCCACTGGTCGCAGCCGGTGCTGTTCGGCGCCGCGATCGGCGCGCTCGTGTCGCTGACGTCGGTGGGCGCAGGCGCGATCGGCGTCACGGTGCTGATGTTGCTCTATCCCGCGCTTCCCCTGCCCCGCATCATCGCCGCGGATATCGCCTATGCGGTGCCCCTCACCCTGGTGGCGGGCCTTGGCCATGCCTCCATCGGTTCCGTCAACTGGCCGCTGCTCGGCACTTTGCTCATTGGCTCGCTCCCGGGCATCTGGCTCGGCTCGCGCCTGGTGCGCCACGCCCCGGACCGCCTGATCCGCTCCCTCCTTTCGCTGCTGCTGGCCTATGCCGGCGTGCGGCTGCTCTCCCTCTGA
- a CDS encoding nitrite/sulfite reductase, whose translation MYQYTDFDKQMVRNRAAQYRDQLERNLAGTLGDDEFRPLRLQNGWYIQRYAPMLRIAVPYGEISGTQLRVLARIAREYDQPDPQLLKDAQEKQWALGELPVKGGTPIVTNFKYGYGHFTTRTNVQFNWIPLVKSADVMELLASVNMHGIQTSGNCIRNITSDELAGIAPDEIADPRPFCEIMRQWSTLHPEFAFLPRKFKIAVNGAREDRAAIGWYDVGLQLLRNDAGELGFRVQVGGGMGRTPIIGTVVREFLPWNQLLNYLEAVIRVYNSYGRRDNAWKARIKILVKAEGQRYIDQVEAEYRQILERDGAPHTITQAEFDRVAASFVPPALKGARKGVDARLHEIVRTDAEADAAYDRWLQRNVAEHKNPQLRAVTLSFKRLGQAPGDANAEQLEIAADLADRFSAGEARVTHEQNLLLPWVHQDDLPELWAAARKAGLAKPNIGLLSDMIACPGGDFCSLANARSLPIAEAITQRYQDIDELDDIGEIDLHISGCINSCGHHHSGHIGILGVDKDGKEWYQVTLGGADGSILSGAATPGKVVGPSFSAAEVPEVIEALLETYKRERQSIDGKSETFIATLRRVGIDPFKAAANGARFTEKQVA comes from the coding sequence ATGTATCAATACACAGACTTCGACAAGCAGATGGTGCGCAACCGCGCCGCCCAGTACCGCGACCAGCTCGAGCGCAATCTCGCCGGCACACTGGGCGACGACGAGTTCCGCCCGCTGCGCCTGCAGAACGGCTGGTACATCCAGCGCTATGCGCCGATGCTGCGCATTGCCGTGCCTTACGGCGAGATTTCCGGCACGCAGCTGCGCGTGCTCGCCAGGATCGCCCGCGAGTACGACCAGCCCGATCCGCAACTGCTGAAGGACGCGCAGGAAAAGCAGTGGGCGCTCGGCGAGCTGCCGGTGAAGGGCGGCACGCCCATCGTCACGAATTTCAAGTACGGCTACGGCCACTTCACCACGCGCACCAACGTGCAGTTCAACTGGATCCCGCTGGTCAAGAGCGCGGACGTGATGGAGCTGCTCGCGAGCGTGAACATGCACGGCATCCAGACCAGCGGCAACTGCATCCGCAACATCACGAGCGATGAACTGGCCGGCATCGCCCCCGACGAGATCGCCGATCCGCGGCCCTTCTGCGAAATCATGCGCCAGTGGAGCACGCTGCACCCGGAATTCGCGTTCCTGCCGCGCAAGTTCAAGATCGCCGTCAACGGCGCCCGCGAGGACCGCGCGGCGATCGGCTGGTACGACGTCGGCCTGCAGCTCCTGCGCAACGACGCGGGCGAGCTGGGCTTTCGCGTGCAGGTCGGCGGCGGCATGGGCCGCACGCCGATCATCGGCACGGTGGTGCGCGAATTCCTGCCCTGGAACCAGCTCCTGAACTACCTCGAAGCCGTCATCCGCGTCTACAACAGCTACGGCCGCCGCGACAACGCCTGGAAGGCCCGCATCAAGATCCTGGTGAAGGCGGAAGGCCAGCGCTACATCGACCAGGTCGAAGCGGAATACCGGCAGATCCTCGAGCGCGACGGCGCGCCGCACACCATCACGCAGGCGGAATTCGACCGCGTCGCCGCCTCCTTCGTCCCGCCCGCGCTGAAGGGCGCTCGCAAGGGCGTGGATGCGCGCCTGCACGAGATCGTGCGCACGGATGCGGAGGCCGACGCCGCCTACGACCGCTGGCTGCAGCGCAATGTCGCCGAACACAAGAACCCGCAACTGCGCGCCGTGACCCTGTCCTTCAAGCGCCTGGGCCAGGCGCCCGGCGACGCCAACGCCGAGCAGCTCGAGATCGCCGCGGACCTCGCGGATCGTTTCTCCGCCGGCGAAGCGCGTGTGACCCACGAGCAGAACCTGCTGCTGCCCTGGGTGCACCAGGACGACCTGCCGGAGCTCTGGGCGGCCGCGCGCAAGGCGGGCCTGGCCAAGCCGAACATCGGCCTGCTCTCCGACATGATCGCGTGCCCGGGCGGCGACTTCTGCTCGCTCGCCAATGCCCGCTCGCTGCCGATCGCCGAGGCGATCACGCAGCGCTACCAGGACATCGACGAGCTCGACGACATCGGCGAGATCGACCTGCACATCAGCGGCTGCATCAACTCGTGCGGCCACCACCACAGCGGCCACATCGGCATCCTGGGCGTCGACAAGGACGGCAAGGAGTGGTATCAGGTCACGCTCGGCGGCGCGGACGGCTCGATCCTGTCCGGCGCGGCCACGCCCGGCAAGGTGGTCGGCCCGTCGTTCTCCGCCGCCGAAGTGCCGGAGGTGATCGAAGCGCTGCTGGAAACCTACAAGCGCGAGCGCCAGAGCATCGACGGCAAGTCGGAAACCTTCATCGCCACGCTGCGCCGCGTCGGCATCGACCCGTTCAAGGCCGCGGCCAACGGTGCGCGTTTCACGGAAAAGCAGGTGGCGTGA
- a CDS encoding FAD-dependent oxidoreductase: MQGHNEYLKVAIAGAGFAGLATAVLLARQGHDVTVFDKFTEPQSVGAGVLLQPSGLAALRVLGIEGEVLAAGARIERLHGVTRFGWPVVDIRYQHWQPGSFGLGLHRGVLFDALWKAARLHGATIVAGQEVKDLAALQAKHDLVVVSDGCRSSLRCQTGLASTDRVYPWGAVWAVLEDPSGEHATTLRQWYRGAKEMLGIMPTGKAPGSDVPVVSLFWSVPARDHEAFLAAGLEAFKGKVRALHPGCDALLAQLDSMERLTWARYHDVVMPAYHTDRCVVIGDAAHATSPQLGQGTNLALLDAVALAECIAQSAALPAALERYTELRKQHLHFYGEASRRLTPLFQSEQALLPWLRDVFMNMSTKLPVAGTLTRDVLVGVRQGWLKAPPLPLPKA; encoded by the coding sequence ATGCAGGGACACAACGAGTATCTGAAAGTCGCCATTGCAGGCGCGGGATTCGCGGGCCTCGCGACCGCTGTGCTGCTCGCGCGCCAGGGCCACGACGTCACGGTGTTCGACAAATTCACCGAGCCGCAATCGGTCGGTGCCGGCGTGCTGCTGCAGCCCAGCGGACTCGCGGCATTGCGCGTCCTCGGCATCGAAGGGGAAGTGCTGGCGGCAGGCGCGCGCATCGAGCGGCTTCATGGCGTCACGCGCTTCGGCTGGCCCGTCGTCGACATCCGCTACCAGCACTGGCAGCCGGGCTCCTTCGGGCTCGGCCTGCACCGCGGCGTGCTCTTCGACGCGCTGTGGAAGGCCGCGAGGCTGCACGGCGCGACCATCGTCGCCGGGCAGGAAGTCAAGGACCTGGCCGCGTTGCAGGCGAAGCACGACCTGGTCGTCGTCTCCGACGGGTGCCGCTCCTCGCTGCGCTGCCAGACCGGACTCGCCAGCACCGACCGCGTGTATCCGTGGGGCGCGGTGTGGGCTGTGCTCGAAGACCCGTCGGGCGAACACGCGACCACCCTGCGGCAGTGGTATCGCGGCGCGAAGGAGATGCTGGGCATCATGCCCACGGGCAAGGCGCCCGGCAGCGATGTGCCGGTCGTGAGCCTGTTCTGGAGCGTGCCCGCGCGCGATCACGAGGCGTTTCTCGCAGCGGGGCTGGAGGCATTCAAGGGGAAGGTGCGCGCGCTGCACCCCGGCTGCGACGCGCTGCTCGCGCAACTGGATTCGATGGAGCGCCTGACCTGGGCTCGCTATCACGACGTGGTGATGCCCGCCTACCACACCGACCGCTGCGTGGTCATCGGCGACGCGGCGCACGCGACCAGCCCGCAACTCGGGCAAGGCACGAACCTCGCCTTGCTCGATGCGGTGGCGCTCGCCGAATGCATCGCGCAATCGGCCGCGCTGCCGGCGGCGCTCGAGCGCTACACGGAGCTGCGCAAGCAGCACCTGCACTTCTACGGCGAGGCGAGCCGCCGGCTCACGCCGCTGTTCCAGTCGGAGCAGGCGCTGCTGCCGTGGCTGCGGGACGTGTTCATGAACATGTCGACGAAGCTGCCCGTCGCGGGCACCCTCACGCGCGACGTGCTGGTGGGCGTGCGACAGGGCTGGCTCAAGGCGCCGCCGCTCCCCCTGCCTAAAGCCTAG
- a CDS encoding oxidative damage protection protein codes for MARTVNCIKLGKEAEGLDFPPYPGELGKRIYENVSKEAWAAWLKQQTMLVNENRLNLADQRARQYLARQMENHFFGGGADTAAGYVPPSA; via the coding sequence ATGGCACGTACCGTCAACTGCATCAAGCTCGGCAAGGAAGCCGAGGGCCTCGACTTTCCCCCCTACCCGGGCGAGCTCGGCAAGCGCATCTATGAAAACGTGAGCAAGGAGGCGTGGGCCGCCTGGCTCAAGCAGCAGACCATGCTCGTCAACGAAAACCGCCTGAACCTGGCCGACCAGCGCGCGCGCCAGTACCTCGCACGCCAGATGGAGAACCACTTCTTCGGCGGCGGCGCGGACACGGCCGCGGGCTACGTGCCGCCCAGCGCCTGA
- a CDS encoding response regulator transcription factor, whose translation MGQRIFVKVVGFTDVERHALNTVFRLSDSREVSYCLWMPDAPEAPRLALFDGLSYEAPVELESPHLAGMRIIWVGPSGPASAWRTFQRPIAWTEIVAAMDQLFAPDPLDFDLGFGEDTTLPPPADDAHPKRALIASPDRDERLYLRARLALANMTQADEAETGAQALELARQHEYDVALVDFHLPDVEGWAFLKELKQARPPIPHLIVTKSGTSLADSVRGWLSGAQAFLPKPPHPGKLQRLLRRV comes from the coding sequence ATGGGCCAGCGGATCTTCGTCAAGGTCGTCGGATTCACCGACGTGGAGCGACACGCGCTCAACACGGTGTTTCGCCTGTCCGATTCGCGGGAAGTCAGCTACTGCCTCTGGATGCCCGACGCGCCGGAAGCGCCGCGGCTCGCCCTGTTCGACGGGCTGAGCTACGAGGCGCCGGTCGAGCTCGAATCGCCCCACCTGGCGGGCATGCGGATCATCTGGGTCGGCCCTTCCGGCCCGGCCAGCGCGTGGCGGACTTTCCAGCGCCCCATCGCCTGGACCGAGATCGTCGCCGCGATGGACCAGCTCTTCGCCCCCGACCCCCTGGACTTCGACCTCGGGTTCGGCGAGGACACGACCCTCCCGCCCCCCGCCGACGACGCGCACCCCAAACGCGCGCTCATCGCCAGCCCCGACCGCGACGAGCGCCTGTACCTGCGCGCGCGCCTCGCGCTCGCGAACATGACGCAGGCCGACGAAGCCGAGACCGGCGCGCAGGCGCTCGAGCTCGCGCGCCAGCACGAGTACGACGTCGCCCTCGTGGACTTCCACCTGCCGGACGTGGAAGGCTGGGCCTTCCTCAAGGAATTGAAGCAGGCGCGCCCGCCCATCCCGCACCTGATCGTCACGAAATCCGGCACCTCGCTCGCCGACAGCGTGCGCGGCTGGCTGTCCGGCGCGCAAGCGTTCCTGCCCAAGCCGCCGCACCCGGGCAAGCTGCAGCGCCTGCTGCGCCGCGTCTAG